The following coding sequences are from one Granulicella arctica window:
- a CDS encoding MgtC/SapB family protein, with protein sequence MIGINTLQFALRLSLAIGMGASVGLERQWRQRMAGTRTNALVAAGAAAFVMCGLLLNNDPSARGRIVSYVVSGVGFLGAGVIFKDGASVRGLNTAATIWCSAAVGALSGLGSLNLALVLAAAVLLTNMALRPLAYRLHPVLPQAIPVETLYEIRLVCRVAGTAHIRSLLLSTINSLPVTLQSIHGEQDETNREAHIRAEVITAGRNYEALEKVVMRLSMEDDVSNLSWSVVQSSIE encoded by the coding sequence ATGATCGGAATCAACACTCTTCAGTTTGCCCTACGTTTGTCGCTTGCAATTGGCATGGGTGCATCGGTCGGTTTGGAGCGCCAATGGCGGCAGCGCATGGCAGGCACCCGTACCAATGCTTTAGTCGCTGCGGGTGCAGCAGCCTTCGTAATGTGCGGTTTGTTGCTCAATAACGATCCGTCCGCAAGGGGCCGGATCGTTTCGTATGTTGTATCGGGGGTTGGATTTCTTGGTGCGGGAGTTATCTTCAAAGATGGAGCAAGCGTGCGCGGTCTCAACACCGCAGCAACAATCTGGTGTTCCGCTGCTGTCGGTGCATTATCCGGACTGGGCTCATTGAATCTCGCGCTGGTCTTGGCTGCGGCTGTTCTGCTCACGAACATGGCGCTGCGCCCACTCGCCTACCGGCTCCATCCTGTTCTGCCTCAAGCCATTCCGGTCGAGACGCTGTATGAGATCCGGCTAGTATGCAGAGTCGCCGGGACAGCCCATATCCGCTCGTTGCTACTTTCGACGATCAATAGTCTGCCTGTGACTCTCCAATCAATCCACGGAGAACAGGATGAGACAAATCGTGAGGCGCATATCCGAGCTGAGGTTATCACCGCTGGACGAAACTATGAAGCGTTGGAAAAAGTCGTGATGCGACTCTCGATGGAAGATGATGTCTCAAACTTGAGCTGGTCCGTTGTTCAATCTTCCATTGAGTAA
- a CDS encoding TonB-dependent receptor, translating into MSFSSKLLAILKGAQSFPQPFRRISLIILLLTCAISPHFLIAQTGGRITGAVKDATGALLPDSQVALINPSNGVKQNVATGSDGAFTFAAVPVGQYELDVRAEGFNPYRQTTNLKIDVNTALTVDVVLQIADTSQTINVTENTAEVHTTDTQIGQTIENKQVVNIPLNGRSYTDLLAVQAGVSPVTTSGAGNSSSGGGFGTVPAAGQANTGQFSIHGQRESDNAYYLNGASVQETIGQQAGIIPNLDSIAEFRILSSNVDAEYGSFTGGIINVVTKSGTNNFHGNLFEFFRNTYLDARNYFSPERAVFHQNQYGGTFGGPIRKEKIFFFSDYQGQRYIQGIETGFVSVPSMANRNGDFGSASVFTRTVNGPYIAQILSQRLGYPVNQGEPFAQVFPAGVIPHSAWGAAPTRMLQYIPEPNVGLNQFSTGAYKRRINDNKAAGRLDFNSLRFGTSSIYYFNDRYNLDDPYPSGLGGATLPGNGFAYDAASFGIDQTLVFSNIHAFGAKMVNEARFGITRLDNHIGSPKGGVGVTLADQGIQAGGEGIIQGFPSQAGIEGLFFNGFSIGTNPFSLAQVNGNYDLSSSFTRTAGNHTFKFGGRYIWYRVKQAPNLVANGTYSFFASGNQTTGNDYADFLLGLPDFYSQQSSPTFYERAANGDLFTQDTYRVRPTLTINYGIRWDYVTPWAEKYHQITTLVLGAQSQTFPGAPLGYLVPGDALPNGYKIPDGIAPTPLDNFSPRFGLAYSPNASHGPLGALTGGPGKTSIHLGGGRFITSPQGLTVAYPTGNPPYGLTYTSPESPIMETPFIGALSGTQYLQQFPVHVPPYNVSPKNPDNSVDWSRYYPISGAGSVYYKNKTGYAMQYNLVIDRQIGTNSLLSIGYIGSLGRHLLTVRSANPGNPALCLSLSQTSEVASGSPTCGPFEENIVFTRKNGIVVNGTRSPFPNPIGTDAYYENMGNSEYNGLELTFKRTVGPLSLLASYTFSKSYDQTSNIQEQVDPYNYHRLDAVSAFDLKHDFVVSYNYDLPVAYLWHPNRLTNGWALSGIMRFASGLPVTFASSGDNYLVQVQNNGVNATSIDMPNYDGTGYKLNHNPRNGKPYFNTTAFTANTLGTQGNSKRRMFYGPGIDNYDVALHKVTTLTEGRSLELRLEMFNVFNHAQFYPNGSVDGNIGDASFGQVLHAADPRIGQIAAKFLF; encoded by the coding sequence ATGTCATTTTCCAGCAAACTGCTCGCCATTCTCAAGGGAGCGCAGAGCTTCCCACAGCCTTTCCGTCGTATTTCCCTAATCATCCTCCTGCTCACTTGTGCAATCTCACCGCATTTCCTTATAGCGCAGACCGGAGGACGTATCACTGGTGCAGTCAAAGATGCCACTGGCGCGTTGCTCCCGGATAGTCAGGTTGCACTCATCAATCCAAGCAACGGAGTAAAACAGAACGTCGCGACTGGTAGCGATGGTGCCTTTACCTTTGCGGCAGTGCCCGTAGGCCAGTACGAACTTGATGTGAGAGCAGAAGGCTTCAATCCATACCGGCAGACTACCAATCTAAAGATAGATGTGAATACTGCGCTGACTGTCGACGTGGTTCTCCAGATCGCCGATACAAGCCAAACCATCAATGTGACCGAAAACACCGCAGAGGTTCACACGACTGATACGCAGATCGGCCAGACTATCGAGAACAAACAGGTCGTCAATATTCCGCTCAATGGCCGGAGTTACACAGACCTGCTCGCGGTGCAGGCTGGCGTCTCTCCAGTGACCACCAGTGGCGCGGGTAACTCCAGTTCTGGCGGCGGCTTTGGTACGGTGCCCGCAGCGGGCCAAGCCAACACGGGACAATTCTCCATTCATGGCCAACGAGAGTCCGACAACGCCTATTATCTCAATGGCGCGAGCGTGCAGGAAACCATTGGCCAACAGGCTGGAATCATCCCGAACCTCGACTCCATTGCTGAGTTCCGCATTCTCTCGAGCAACGTAGATGCCGAGTATGGCAGCTTCACAGGCGGCATCATCAACGTCGTCACCAAGTCGGGCACGAATAACTTTCACGGCAATCTCTTTGAGTTCTTCCGTAACACGTATTTGGACGCACGGAACTATTTCTCACCTGAGCGTGCAGTCTTCCATCAGAACCAATATGGAGGAACCTTTGGTGGTCCGATTCGGAAGGAGAAGATTTTCTTCTTCTCCGATTACCAGGGCCAGCGCTATATACAAGGCATCGAAACTGGCTTTGTCAGTGTGCCTTCGATGGCGAATCGAAATGGTGATTTCGGCTCGGCTTCCGTCTTCACAAGAACAGTCAACGGCCCCTATATTGCCCAGATCCTAAGCCAGCGTCTCGGATATCCAGTGAACCAAGGTGAACCTTTTGCACAGGTATTTCCGGCTGGAGTCATTCCCCATAGTGCATGGGGCGCGGCTCCCACGCGGATGCTCCAGTACATTCCAGAGCCGAATGTCGGCTTGAACCAGTTCTCTACTGGTGCCTATAAGCGGCGCATCAATGACAACAAGGCAGCGGGTCGGCTGGACTTCAATTCATTACGCTTCGGTACATCTTCGATCTACTACTTCAACGACCGATATAATCTCGACGATCCATATCCGAGCGGGTTGGGCGGTGCCACACTTCCCGGAAACGGCTTCGCTTATGACGCGGCATCCTTCGGCATCGACCAGACACTCGTCTTCAGTAATATCCACGCTTTTGGCGCGAAGATGGTCAACGAAGCCCGCTTCGGCATCACGCGCTTGGATAACCACATCGGCTCACCCAAAGGTGGGGTAGGCGTTACGCTAGCCGATCAGGGTATTCAGGCAGGCGGCGAGGGCATCATTCAAGGTTTCCCGTCTCAGGCCGGAATCGAAGGGCTCTTCTTCAACGGCTTTTCAATCGGAACCAATCCGTTTTCGCTCGCGCAGGTCAACGGCAACTACGATCTGTCCAGTTCGTTCACTCGTACGGCTGGCAACCACACATTCAAGTTTGGTGGACGCTACATCTGGTATCGCGTGAAGCAGGCCCCGAATCTTGTCGCCAACGGAACGTATTCCTTCTTTGCGTCTGGAAATCAGACCACAGGGAATGACTACGCTGACTTCCTACTTGGTCTCCCCGATTTCTACTCACAACAGTCTTCCCCCACCTTCTATGAGCGAGCGGCGAATGGAGATCTTTTTACTCAGGACACTTACCGCGTTCGTCCAACCCTGACAATCAACTACGGCATTCGCTGGGATTACGTCACGCCCTGGGCGGAGAAATATCACCAGATAACAACCTTAGTCCTTGGCGCGCAATCTCAAACATTTCCGGGAGCCCCGCTGGGCTATCTAGTCCCTGGGGACGCGCTCCCTAACGGATACAAAATTCCCGATGGGATTGCCCCGACCCCTTTAGATAACTTCTCGCCGCGCTTCGGATTAGCGTATTCGCCGAACGCGTCCCATGGCCCTCTTGGTGCGCTTACTGGTGGCCCCGGAAAGACGAGCATTCATCTGGGAGGCGGTCGATTCATTACTTCGCCCCAGGGCCTCACCGTTGCCTACCCAACCGGCAATCCGCCCTATGGCCTGACGTACACGAGTCCTGAGTCTCCGATCATGGAAACTCCCTTCATCGGCGCGCTCTCAGGCACGCAGTACCTACAGCAATTCCCTGTTCATGTGCCGCCTTACAATGTCTCACCAAAGAACCCCGACAACAGCGTGGACTGGAGCCGCTACTACCCAATCAGCGGTGCCGGCAGCGTCTACTATAAGAACAAGACCGGCTATGCTATGCAATACAACCTCGTCATCGATAGGCAGATCGGTACAAACTCGCTGCTGAGTATCGGCTACATCGGGTCGCTGGGCAGGCACCTGCTAACGGTACGCAGCGCAAACCCTGGCAATCCAGCGCTTTGTCTCAGCCTGAGTCAAACATCGGAAGTGGCATCCGGTTCACCGACGTGTGGCCCATTCGAGGAAAATATTGTCTTCACTCGCAAGAATGGAATAGTGGTCAATGGTACACGTAGTCCTTTCCCCAATCCGATCGGTACTGACGCTTATTACGAGAACATGGGCAACTCAGAGTACAACGGTCTTGAACTTACCTTCAAACGTACCGTCGGTCCTTTGTCTTTACTCGCTAGCTATACGTTCTCGAAGTCCTACGACCAGACCTCAAATATTCAAGAACAGGTCGACCCTTATAACTATCACCGGCTTGATGCTGTCTCAGCATTCGATCTCAAGCATGACTTCGTTGTGAGCTATAACTATGACCTTCCGGTAGCTTACCTATGGCATCCCAATCGGCTCACTAACGGCTGGGCACTATCAGGCATCATGCGTTTTGCTTCCGGCCTGCCTGTTACATTTGCAAGTTCGGGAGACAACTACCTCGTGCAAGTGCAGAACAACGGAGTCAATGCTACAAGTATCGACATGCCCAACTACGACGGCACTGGCTACAAGCTTAATCACAATCCGCGCAATGGCAAGCCGTACTTCAACACTACTGCCTTCACTGCGAACACTTTAGGAACACAAGGCAACTCCAAGCGCCGCATGTTCTATGGTCCCGGTATCGACAACTACGATGTGGCCCTCCACAAGGTAACCACCCTTACTGAGGGTCGTTCACTTGAGCTTCGGTTAGAAATGTTCAACGTCTTCAACCACGCGCAGTTCTATCCGAACGGGTCGGTCGACGGAAACATCGGGGATGCATCTTTCGGTCAGGTCCTGCACGCCGCAGATCCACGCATCGGTCAGATCGCAGCAAAGTTCCTCTTCTAA
- a CDS encoding metal/formaldehyde-sensitive transcriptional repressor — translation MERSLTTEDDCADVLMLLANVRGGINSLMAEVLEDHIRHHLLSGEKSSSPPQELAENMIDLVRAYLQ, via the coding sequence ATCGAACGCTCCCTCACCACGGAAGACGATTGCGCGGACGTTCTGATGCTGCTGGCAAACGTGCGTGGTGGAATTAATAGCCTCATGGCCGAGGTACTCGAAGATCACATTCGACATCACCTCCTATCAGGTGAAAAGAGTTCCTCTCCTCCACAAGAACTAGCAGAAAATATGATTGATCTGGTCCGTGCCTACTTGCAATGA
- a CDS encoding TonB-dependent receptor domain-containing protein, with product MATQNNQIASTLLGAYNNQSRNFNINPPDYRSWEPSFFAQDSWKMTSKLTAICGVRYEVFTPFTEAHNHISNYDFLEALSNPTSATSSALKIVGVNGVSNTAGIPNQYNNIAPRVGFAYSATPTIVIRGGYGLSYFPDNYTTRGGLKNAPFTSVNSPSCQSTYAVDIETFVNGGTLPPGQNGDCTVQGQFGNFSQGIIQPSAPSATQLASLSTIPGLSFVAEATNFKNALIQQFNLQVEQQFGANVFTIGYVGNIGQHLPELINNINQALPYNPLAPVGSAANPVGGVRPLAGPLPNLGNVSYLATGGVSNYNGLQTSLQRRFTKGLAFDANYTWAKGLSDTSTISQQTYEGWSNALPTNIRATEYGNTDTGLQNRFALSTNYELQFGKKFTGIKKALLTGWDANIIAL from the coding sequence TTGGCGACTCAAAACAACCAGATTGCCTCGACCCTGCTCGGTGCCTATAACAACCAAAGCCGCAACTTCAACATCAATCCTCCGGACTACCGCAGTTGGGAACCGAGCTTCTTCGCTCAGGATAGCTGGAAGATGACCTCCAAACTGACCGCCATCTGCGGCGTCCGCTACGAGGTCTTCACACCCTTCACCGAAGCGCATAATCACATCTCAAACTATGACTTTCTTGAAGCGCTCTCCAACCCAACCTCAGCAACATCAAGTGCGCTGAAGATTGTCGGCGTGAACGGCGTCAGCAATACAGCGGGCATCCCAAACCAGTACAACAACATCGCTCCGCGTGTCGGTTTTGCATACTCTGCAACACCCACCATCGTCATTCGAGGCGGTTACGGACTTAGCTACTTCCCTGATAACTACACCACCCGTGGCGGCCTGAAAAACGCTCCGTTCACCTCCGTCAACAGCCCGTCCTGCCAGTCCACCTACGCTGTAGACATCGAGACATTCGTCAATGGTGGCACTCTCCCTCCGGGCCAAAATGGGGATTGCACAGTTCAAGGTCAATTCGGAAACTTTAGCCAGGGAATCATTCAGCCCTCGGCTCCTTCAGCGACTCAGCTGGCGAGCCTCTCCACGATCCCCGGCCTCTCGTTCGTAGCCGAGGCGACCAACTTCAAAAATGCTCTCATCCAGCAGTTCAATCTGCAAGTTGAGCAGCAGTTTGGAGCCAACGTCTTCACCATCGGGTATGTCGGCAACATCGGCCAGCATCTGCCGGAACTGATCAACAATATCAACCAGGCCCTTCCGTACAATCCCCTAGCCCCTGTTGGAAGTGCTGCCAACCCCGTTGGAGGGGTACGACCGCTTGCCGGCCCTCTTCCCAATTTGGGCAACGTCAGTTATCTCGCTACCGGCGGGGTCTCGAACTACAACGGACTACAGACCTCGTTGCAGCGCCGCTTTACCAAGGGGCTGGCCTTTGATGCCAACTACACCTGGGCCAAGGGACTGTCCGATACCAGCACCATCTCCCAGCAAACCTATGAGGGCTGGAGCAACGCATTGCCCACCAACATCCGCGCGACCGAGTACGGTAATACGGATACTGGTCTGCAAAATCGCTTTGCCCTCTCGACCAACTACGAACTCCAGTTTGGCAAGAAGTTCACTGGCATTAAAAAAGCACTCCTCACCGGTTGGGACGCAAACATCATCGCACTCTGA
- a CDS encoding MqnA/MqnD/SBP family protein, with amino-acid sequence MTVSSNAIQEISIAHSPDSDDAFMFYGLATNKVRVPGYKFSHVLTDIETLNHKAINEQFYDVTAISFHAYPYLQDNYTLMACGGSVGEGYGPMIVSTRKLSLDELKKTRIAIPGTLTTAYLALKLFLPEIETVMVPFDKIIPAVVSGEFDAGLIIHEGQLTYANDGLVKVIDLGQWWREQTGLPLPLGGNAIRRSLGSEVMTIATNALRDSIQHALDNREEALAYAMQFARDLDPVLANRFVGMYVNERTLNYGEDGKEAIRKLLAMGYERGIIPHVAHVDFVG; translated from the coding sequence ATGACAGTTTCAAGTAACGCCATTCAAGAGATCAGCATTGCTCACAGCCCCGATTCCGATGACGCTTTCATGTTCTATGGCCTTGCGACGAATAAGGTCCGTGTCCCTGGCTACAAGTTTTCCCACGTTCTCACAGACATCGAGACTCTGAACCACAAGGCAATCAACGAGCAGTTCTACGACGTCACAGCAATCTCGTTCCATGCGTACCCGTACCTTCAGGACAATTACACCCTGATGGCCTGCGGCGGAAGCGTCGGCGAGGGCTATGGCCCCATGATTGTTTCCACTCGCAAGCTTTCCCTCGATGAGCTGAAGAAAACCCGCATCGCTATCCCAGGGACGCTCACGACTGCGTATCTCGCACTCAAGCTCTTCCTCCCGGAGATCGAGACCGTGATGGTCCCCTTCGACAAGATCATTCCCGCTGTCGTCTCGGGCGAGTTTGATGCCGGCCTTATTATTCACGAAGGTCAGCTGACCTATGCGAATGATGGATTGGTCAAGGTAATCGATCTTGGCCAGTGGTGGCGTGAACAGACCGGCCTTCCCCTCCCTCTCGGCGGCAACGCTATCCGCCGATCGCTCGGCTCCGAGGTGATGACCATCGCCACCAATGCCCTACGCGACAGCATCCAGCACGCGCTCGACAACCGGGAAGAAGCTCTCGCCTACGCCATGCAGTTTGCGCGAGATCTTGATCCTGTTCTCGCTAACCGCTTCGTCGGAATGTACGTCAACGAGCGCACCCTGAACTACGGGGAAGACGGCAAAGAGGCTATCCGCAAGCTGCTTGCTATGGGCTACGAACGGGGCATCATTCCGCATGTCGCCCATGTAGATTTCGTTGGCTAG
- a CDS encoding biotin transporter BioY, with amino-acid sequence MPSPVRHHLDSFTSSGSLSSSLTDKAILAVAATGLMAVSAHISLPLPFSPIPFTLQSFAVLLIGMTLGPATAFAAMVLYLAEGAMGLPVFSPTGPGGVAQLLGPTAGYLFSYPLAVAAAGWGVRMLRAIPSLFIRGLAASAGASFVIFALGASWLASVLHLHAVAAWHLAIAPFLPGEIVKIAAAATLFSTLHRWQQS; translated from the coding sequence ATGCCCTCTCCAGTTCGCCACCATCTCGATTCTTTCACCTCCTCCGGATCGCTCTCGAGTTCCCTCACGGATAAGGCGATCCTCGCCGTTGCAGCCACTGGACTTATGGCAGTCTCTGCTCACATCTCGCTGCCGCTTCCCTTTTCTCCTATACCTTTTACTCTCCAAAGCTTCGCAGTGCTTCTGATCGGAATGACGCTTGGTCCGGCGACTGCCTTCGCAGCGATGGTGCTCTACCTTGCGGAAGGCGCCATGGGGTTACCCGTTTTTAGTCCTACCGGTCCCGGCGGTGTAGCGCAGCTCCTCGGGCCTACCGCAGGCTATCTCTTTTCCTATCCTCTGGCAGTAGCCGCGGCCGGATGGGGAGTTCGCATGTTGCGCGCAATCCCTTCGCTCTTCATACGCGGACTTGCCGCAAGCGCGGGTGCAAGTTTTGTCATTTTCGCTCTTGGAGCGAGTTGGCTCGCATCTGTGCTTCACCTCCATGCAGTAGCCGCCTGGCACTTGGCAATCGCTCCATTTCTTCCTGGAGAGATCGTCAAGATCGCAGCAGCGGCCACTCTTTTCAGTACGCTGCACCGCTGGCAGCAGTCATAA
- a CDS encoding FtsB family cell division protein, producing MRTCERIYLGRRRVATGAAAVLAVWLGYHVIFGYNGLTAYEQKRQTNVKLDMELGKLQRENDLLKAHVDRLQNDPSAIEHQAREELHYTRPGEVIYTLPSSPDAGKQSNSIQRPSPSNN from the coding sequence ATGCGCACCTGCGAACGGATTTATCTCGGTCGTCGCAGAGTTGCTACGGGAGCGGCAGCAGTGCTTGCTGTCTGGCTGGGGTATCACGTCATCTTTGGTTACAACGGCCTGACTGCCTACGAGCAGAAGCGTCAGACGAACGTCAAGCTGGATATGGAACTGGGCAAGCTACAGCGAGAAAACGATCTGCTGAAGGCTCACGTTGACCGGCTGCAAAACGATCCTAGCGCGATTGAGCATCAGGCGCGCGAAGAACTGCATTACACGCGCCCAGGAGAGGTCATTTACACGCTGCCGTCTTCCCCGGATGCGGGGAAGCAATCAAATTCCATTCAGCGGCCTTCGCCTTCAAATAATTAA
- a CDS encoding alpha/beta hydrolase, producing the protein MPQQFSGHRLPLVVFFHGGWWQSEYNLAHAGHLCAALKVEGIAVWSVEYRRIGEAGGGWPTTFQDVAAGFDYVATLAKSYPLDLSRVVAMGHSAGGHLAFWLAGRHHIDPRSPLFDPQPRVPLHGLIALAGAVDLRLTIDLAGYSTFAHDKQEVYSLMGGKPKDLEDRYRAGNPGDLLPLNVKQTLIQGTGDQQIPPLLPVRWEEKARRQGDDVAIRMVVLADHFDVIDPQSNAWATVRDSVRSMFG; encoded by the coding sequence ATGCCTCAGCAGTTTTCGGGCCATAGGCTGCCATTGGTGGTGTTCTTTCACGGTGGCTGGTGGCAGTCTGAGTACAACCTGGCTCATGCCGGTCATCTGTGTGCCGCTTTAAAAGTGGAAGGGATCGCTGTATGGTCGGTGGAGTACCGCAGGATAGGGGAAGCAGGTGGGGGCTGGCCCACCACGTTTCAGGACGTGGCAGCTGGCTTCGACTATGTCGCTACGTTGGCGAAGAGCTACCCATTGGACCTATCACGGGTTGTAGCGATGGGGCATTCGGCGGGAGGACATCTGGCGTTCTGGCTCGCTGGGCGGCATCACATCGATCCGCGTAGTCCACTTTTTGATCCGCAGCCTCGTGTCCCGCTGCATGGCTTGATTGCATTGGCGGGAGCGGTGGATTTGCGCTTGACGATCGACCTGGCAGGCTATTCTACCTTCGCGCACGATAAACAGGAGGTTTATAGCCTGATGGGTGGAAAGCCGAAGGATCTTGAGGACCGGTATCGTGCCGGGAACCCGGGCGATCTGCTGCCACTAAACGTCAAGCAGACGCTCATCCAGGGAACCGGAGATCAGCAGATTCCACCACTGTTGCCGGTCCGCTGGGAGGAGAAGGCGCGGCGGCAGGGGGACGACGTGGCAATCCGGATGGTTGTACTGGCGGATCACTTCGATGTAATCGATCCACAGAGTAACGCTTGGGCAACGGTGCGTGATTCGGTTCGATCTATGTTCGGCTAG
- a CDS encoding ABC transporter ATP-binding protein, which produces MSTAASTNVSEPEQAQVEPVVVFRNVSIAFDMKPVLEDISFSVDRGETLIILGPAGCGKSVLMKLANGLICPDSGTIEVFGENVTKMREIDLYKLRARIGMVFQESALFDSLSVEENVAYRLHEDKVPEEEAHIRVVEALKFVGLEQAIDKFPSELSGGMRRRVSIARAIITGPDLILYDSPTGGLDPITSTTIVELVVKQRDVSHTTSLLITHRLQDAFTLAMNRFNQKTGRMELIGNGAIDPSTRFLVLNEGKIAFHGITQELVHTTDPWLKDYLA; this is translated from the coding sequence TTGAGCACGGCTGCCTCTACCAACGTCTCCGAGCCGGAACAGGCTCAGGTGGAACCAGTGGTCGTCTTCCGTAATGTCTCCATCGCCTTTGATATGAAACCAGTCCTCGAGGATATTTCGTTCTCCGTCGATCGTGGCGAGACCCTGATTATTCTGGGACCGGCAGGTTGCGGCAAGTCTGTCCTCATGAAGCTTGCCAATGGCCTCATTTGTCCTGACAGCGGCACGATTGAGGTCTTCGGTGAAAATGTGACGAAGATGCGCGAGATCGACCTTTACAAGCTGCGCGCGCGGATTGGCATGGTCTTCCAGGAATCTGCTCTCTTCGATTCGCTCTCCGTCGAAGAGAATGTCGCGTACCGGCTCCATGAAGACAAGGTTCCAGAGGAAGAGGCTCATATCCGGGTGGTCGAGGCTCTCAAATTTGTCGGCCTCGAACAGGCTATCGACAAGTTTCCCTCAGAGCTCTCCGGAGGCATGCGTCGACGCGTCTCTATCGCGCGCGCCATCATTACAGGACCAGACCTTATCCTTTATGACTCTCCAACCGGGGGGCTCGACCCGATCACCTCGACCACGATCGTTGAGTTGGTCGTCAAACAACGCGACGTCTCCCATACCACCTCGCTGCTTATCACACATCGTCTTCAGGATGCCTTCACCCTTGCCATGAACCGCTTCAACCAGAAAACGGGCAGGATGGAGCTGATCGGTAATGGTGCCATCGATCCCAGCACCAGATTTCTGGTACTGAATGAGGGAAAGATTGCCTTTCATGGCATAACTCAAGAACTGGTTCATACAACCGATCCCTGGCTCAAAGATTATCTCGCCTGA
- a CDS encoding MlaE family ABC transporter permease, producing MPLVSPEVFAKERIAAVQGYSLLAGRAIANIFSGPRYWADIYTQMDAIGVGSLPIVVLTGFFTGCVLALQSATALREFGAVSMTGNLVALSMVKELGPVLTGLMVSGRNASGMASELGSMKVTEQIDAMRALGTDPVRKLVTPRLIATVFMLFFLTIVSDAVGVAGGALVSVTLLGLNPSSYLHNSYRALVYPDVIQGLTKPLFSGFIIATVGCYYGMNTKGGTQGVGRSTTQAVVVSSVFIIVVDFLISRAMIGIFN from the coding sequence ATGCCCCTAGTCTCCCCCGAGGTCTTCGCGAAAGAGAGAATTGCTGCCGTTCAGGGATATTCCCTGCTCGCCGGTCGCGCCATCGCGAACATCTTTTCTGGGCCGCGCTACTGGGCCGATATTTATACACAGATGGACGCCATCGGAGTCGGCTCTCTGCCTATCGTGGTGCTCACCGGATTTTTTACTGGGTGCGTGCTAGCGCTGCAATCGGCGACCGCCCTGCGAGAGTTCGGGGCCGTCAGCATGACCGGCAATCTGGTTGCGCTCTCGATGGTGAAGGAGCTTGGGCCTGTGCTCACGGGCCTGATGGTCTCCGGGCGCAATGCTTCCGGCATGGCCTCGGAGCTCGGCTCGATGAAGGTAACCGAGCAGATCGATGCGATGCGTGCCCTCGGGACCGACCCGGTGCGGAAGCTCGTGACTCCAAGGCTGATCGCTACAGTCTTTATGCTATTTTTCCTGACAATTGTCTCGGATGCAGTCGGCGTCGCCGGAGGAGCACTAGTCAGCGTCACACTCCTGGGATTGAACCCGTCGTCCTATTTGCATAATTCCTACCGTGCGCTCGTCTATCCCGATGTCATCCAGGGCCTCACGAAGCCACTTTTCTCCGGTTTCATTATCGCCACTGTCGGCTGCTACTACGGCATGAACACTAAAGGGGGAACCCAGGGAGTAGGCCGCTCCACAACTCAAGCGGTTGTAGTCTCCTCCGTCTTCATCATTGTGGTCGACTTCCTCATCAGCCGGGCGATGATCGGGATCTTCAATTGA